A part of Ignavibacteriales bacterium genomic DNA contains:
- a CDS encoding VCBS repeat-containing protein, which translates to MTHYFRFNFLSVRINHGGFPFIFFLFLIIGANRNYAQLLASAFDSTWFGYNTQVSNQPYFLSSAKLIDLDNDGDSDVVASKYFGGFMGSAKGFVVLKNNGEGLFNSTPAHYNSPETSQFVETADFNNDSFLDVVVSNSGEFWDGNSISVFMNDGDGTFGSPATYTVGIGAAGIVAADFNDDGNIDLAVANYGTFGSQNTIRILLNTGGGAFSPAVSYPAGDSPYRIEAAKINLDDFIDLVVANENGFLNVLLNSGTGNFSNRTEYSVSQTSNGLFPSVWLADIDNDSDQDILYTNLNLFGIELFRNLGNSFSTPETIQSNDFSGGIMDIETADLNADGWLDIVATSTTARTTDGYQVFYK; encoded by the coding sequence ATGACACACTATTTCAGGTTCAATTTCCTTTCAGTAAGAATTAACCATGGCGGTTTTCCATTTATTTTTTTTCTATTTCTTATAATTGGTGCCAATCGAAATTATGCACAATTGCTTGCCTCGGCTTTTGACAGCACCTGGTTCGGTTATAATACGCAGGTAAGTAATCAGCCATATTTTTTATCAAGTGCAAAACTTATAGATCTTGATAATGACGGAGATTCGGACGTCGTTGCTTCAAAATATTTTGGTGGGTTCATGGGTAGCGCAAAAGGATTTGTTGTTCTAAAGAATAATGGCGAGGGACTTTTCAATAGCACGCCTGCTCATTATAATTCTCCCGAAACCTCCCAGTTTGTTGAAACGGCTGATTTTAATAACGATAGTTTTTTAGATGTTGTCGTTTCTAACTCCGGAGAATTCTGGGATGGGAATTCTATTTCTGTTTTTATGAATGATGGAGATGGTACATTTGGAAGCCCGGCAACTTACACAGTAGGGATTGGAGCAGCAGGCATTGTCGCTGCAGATTTTAACGATGATGGAAATATTGACCTCGCAGTTGCCAACTACGGAACTTTCGGTTCGCAAAATACAATCAGAATTTTATTGAATACCGGCGGCGGAGCTTTTTCACCTGCAGTTAGTTACCCCGCAGGCGATTCTCCGTACAGAATTGAAGCGGCAAAGATTAATCTTGATGATTTCATTGACCTTGTAGTCGCGAACGAAAATGGATTTCTAAATGTATTACTGAATTCCGGCACAGGAAATTTTTCGAATAGAACAGAATATTCAGTCTCCCAAACGAGTAATGGTCTTTTTCCATCTGTTTGGCTGGCTGATATTGATAATGACAGCGATCAAGACATTCTCTACACAAACCTAAACTTGTTCGGGATTGAATTATTCAGAAATCTTGGTAATTCGTTTTCTACGCCGGAGACGATTCAATCAAATGATTTTTCTGGAGGAATAATGGATATTGAAACTGCAGACCTAAACGCCGATGGCTGGTTGGACATTGTAGCGACCTCCACAACAGCAAGAACAACTGACGGCTACCAGGTTTTTTATAAATAA
- a CDS encoding VCBS repeat-containing protein has protein sequence MLGDVDSDGWVDILTADSYSMQITVHKNYGQATFPIPHLFDTGSSIAGSLDAADIDGDGDLDVVTSASGRAAIGVTVKVQINLGNGIFWRRGFILN, from the coding sequence ATGCTCGGTGATGTTGACAGCGATGGGTGGGTGGACATTCTGACCGCAGACTCCTACTCGATGCAAATAACAGTTCACAAGAATTACGGGCAAGCTACCTTCCCCATCCCTCATCTGTTCGATACAGGCAGTTCCATTGCCGGCAGTTTAGATGCTGCTGATATTGATGGTGACGGCGATCTTGATGTCGTAACATCGGCTTCAGGTCGTGCGGCAATTGGAGTGACGGTCAAAGTTCAAATAAATCTTGGTAACGGTATTTTTTGGCGAAGGGGTTTCATACTCAATTAG
- a CDS encoding VCBS repeat-containing protein codes for MYRQNSGNLNGDSFPDLLFATAINSPPYDFHYAINNGDGTFGTVQTKSIGSCGWYDIDAFDIDNDGDEDVLITEWLGCPNVTNSSMRLFICLNDGNASFADPLIEVIGRELPYCCRRF; via the coding sequence GTGTACAGGCAAAATTCAGGGAATCTTAATGGAGATTCCTTCCCTGATTTACTATTTGCAACTGCTATCAATTCCCCGCCCTACGATTTTCATTATGCTATCAACAACGGCGACGGCACTTTTGGCACTGTTCAAACAAAATCTATTGGTTCCTGCGGATGGTACGATATTGATGCTTTTGATATTGACAATGACGGTGATGAAGATGTTTTGATTACTGAGTGGCTTGGGTGTCCAAACGTAACGAATTCTAGTATGAGATTATTCATTTGTCTTAACGATGGGAATGCATCATTTGCTGATCCACTTATTGAAGTCATTGGTCGGGAGTTGCCCTATTGCTGCAGGCGATTTTAA
- a CDS encoding VCBS repeat-containing protein yields MADFNGDDILDIASSNFWESTTMSVLIGNGDGTFQPANIIPSAYSPDLLNVSGITVGDVDSDGDADIMVGNNASNCISLL; encoded by the coding sequence GTGGCAGATTTCAATGGCGATGATATCCTCGATATTGCTTCGTCCAATTTCTGGGAATCTACAACCATGTCAGTCCTTATTGGAAATGGTGATGGTACTTTTCAACCGGCAAATATAATTCCTTCTGCATATTCACCGGATTTATTAAATGTGTCCGGGATTACTGTTGGAGATGTTGACAGCGATGGAGATGCTGATATTATGGTCGGGAATAACGCCTCAAATTGTATTTCACTTTTATGA
- a CDS encoding T9SS type A sorting domain-containing protein — translation MCPGLLLEMLTAMEMLILWSGITPQIVFHFYENNNGVFTYRVRIGGYSGVFSPLFADFDGDDRGDLVAVGQLPPSGIPSTLMFIKGVTTGGIPVELTSFTATVTRNSVSLNWQTATELNNSRFEIERKQVGSPQSSVGNQEWNVIAFVPGFGTTTEPKSYSFADENLSAGKYQYRLKQIDFDGIFEYSKSIDVEITTPTEFSLEQNYPNPFNPTTLITFGLQEKSIVNLKVFNLIGEEVALLLNEEKAAGVHTLTFNSESLPSGVYFYKLQAGSFTQTKKMILLR, via the coding sequence ATGTGTCCGGGATTACTGTTGGAGATGTTGACAGCGATGGAGATGCTGATATTATGGTCGGGAATAACGCCTCAAATTGTATTTCACTTTTATGAAAATAATAATGGTGTATTTACATACAGAGTGAGGATCGGAGGATATTCGGGCGTCTTCTCCCCCTTGTTCGCAGATTTTGATGGAGACGACAGAGGAGATTTAGTTGCTGTTGGGCAGTTACCGCCAAGTGGAATTCCTAGCACTTTAATGTTCATCAAAGGAGTAACCACCGGAGGTATTCCGGTTGAACTCACATCCTTCACCGCAACTGTAACGCGAAACTCCGTTTCGCTTAACTGGCAGACTGCTACTGAATTAAATAATAGTAGGTTTGAAATTGAAAGAAAACAAGTCGGCAGCCCACAGTCTTCAGTCGGCAATCAGGAATGGAATGTAATTGCTTTTGTTCCAGGCTTCGGTACAACTACCGAACCAAAGAGTTATTCTTTCGCTGATGAAAATCTTTCAGCAGGAAAATATCAATACAGACTAAAACAAATTGACTTTGATGGCATCTTTGAATATTCAAAATCAATTGACGTTGAAATAACAACTCCGACAGAATTTTCTCTTGAGCAGAATTATCCCAACCCTTTCAACCCTACAACATTAATCACCTTTGGATTGCAAGAAAAATCCATAGTTAACTTAAAAGTATTTAATTTAATAGGAGAAGAAGTTGCATTATTATTAAATGAAGAGAAAGCCGCAGGCGTGCACACTTTAACATTTAATTCAGAATCGTTACCAAGCGGAGTTTATTTCTATAAATTGCAAGCTGGTTCATTTACTCAGACAAAGAAAATGATCCTTTTGAGATAA
- a CDS encoding T9SS type A sorting domain-containing protein, with protein MHSGILYLYEGKGSPFCNQGNAKVRAKVTVTDEAGVKLSGVTVTGHFFDDYWLDETVVGTTNAQGNVTFTHIGPPCIGAIAFLITDATTAPTRTLDRTTGILTNNIIPLPPGNSSEVEESLDFDDDSVTENIQSKVALDIPTDFGVAQNYPNPFNPSTTISFSIPERSFVTLKIYDLLGREVAQLVNEELETGSFEKTFEARVPKERDKFVQGVYYYQLRAGSFVETKKMILLR; from the coding sequence TTGCATTCAGGTATCCTCTATCTTTATGAAGGGAAGGGGTCCCCTTTTTGCAATCAGGGAAATGCAAAAGTCAGAGCCAAAGTAACTGTTACAGATGAAGCAGGAGTTAAACTATCAGGCGTTACAGTTACAGGTCACTTTTTTGATGATTACTGGCTTGATGAAACTGTAGTAGGTACAACAAATGCGCAGGGTAATGTGACATTTACTCACATAGGTCCCCCTTGCATTGGAGCAATTGCTTTCCTTATCACGGATGCGACAACAGCCCCAACCCGTACACTCGATCGAACAACCGGAATATTGACAAATAATATAATACCACTCCCACCCGGCAACAGTTCGGAAGTAGAAGAATCACTGGATTTTGATGACGATTCAGTAACCGAAAATATCCAGTCAAAGGTAGCATTGGACATTCCGACTGATTTCGGAGTTGCACAAAACTACCCCAACCCCTTTAACCCAAGCACAACAATCAGCTTTTCAATTCCTGAGAGGAGTTTTGTTACGCTTAAAATTTATGATCTGCTTGGAAGAGAAGTAGCACAACTTGTAAATGAAGAACTCGAAACCGGCAGCTTCGAAAAAACATTTGAAGCAAGAGTCCCGAAGGAGCGGGACAAGTTCGTGCAAGGGGTGTACTATTATCAACTACGCGCCGGCAGTTTTGTAGAAACGAAAAAGATGATCCTACTCCGGTAA
- a CDS encoding T9SS type A sorting domain-containing protein produces the protein MDGSGNFVIAWEDLRYGINNQDIIGQRYYANGTPNGSNYRIVADGPNYGETSPVAAANNNQIVFSWMDNRRSKGWNIYGKVVGWDWNGVTSVSDQGNNLPKEYVLEQNYPNPFNPGTKIKFSIPNVGTGLAMSVLKVYDVLGREVATLVNEEKPAGSYEVEFDASKLSSGVYYYKLSAGSFVETRKMILMK, from the coding sequence ATGGATGGATCAGGAAATTTTGTGATTGCGTGGGAAGACCTTCGTTATGGGATAAATAATCAGGATATCATAGGACAGAGATATTATGCAAATGGCACTCCAAATGGAAGCAACTATCGCATTGTAGCTGATGGACCGAATTATGGAGAGACATCACCAGTAGCAGCAGCAAATAATAATCAGATAGTATTTTCATGGATGGATAATCGCCGCTCAAAGGGATGGAACATCTACGGTAAAGTAGTTGGTTGGGATTGGAATGGAGTTACATCAGTTTCAGATCAAGGAAATAACTTACCCAAAGAATACGTACTTGAACAAAATTACCCAAACCCATTTAATCCGGGTACTAAAATTAAATTCAGCATTCCAAATGTAGGGACTGGGCTTGCCATGTCCGTGTTAAAAGTTTACGATGTTCTCGGCAGAGAAGTCGCAACCCTGGTGAACGAAGAAAAACCAGCAGGAAGTTATGAAGTTGAGTTTGATGCAAGCAAACTAAGCAGTGGTGTTTACTATTATAAATTATCAGCCGGCAGTTTTGTTGAAACGCGTAAAATGATTTTAATGAAATAA
- a CDS encoding glycosyltransferase family 4 protein, with protein MFKSSENKTVVINATNIGRKLSGIGVYTLNLLRNFSEQDDKTNFIVYANQSAKDHVSKINFPTNFSIIWVTSLMSPDNHFKGHLLRFAFSNILSFLHKDAIVFNTSQLEVSLFNKNQVVTIHDIIPLLFKQYHFKQYFFFKYFVKIALKKCRLIVTPSNHSKSLIKHTYSISDEKIIVIANGTKENKSGNMINTKSGEGKYILYYGRITPMKNIAGVINSFSLIKHQIKHKLVLAGDDAKEIVKLIKNGVIKEYDAFCDRIIYAGHLSDIELSSLIRNASLLLFPSFYEGFGLPPLEAMSLGCPVVVSNNSSLPEICGNAAYYVEPNDNMNIATGILEVLSNSLLRENLIKTGYQRAGLFSWKETALLHLKMLNEIHQQNAVTGEKYKRKMFPPSLLDSRLDYQSVKTIR; from the coding sequence ATGTTTAAATCAAGTGAAAATAAGACTGTCGTAATAAATGCTACAAACATCGGTAGAAAATTGAGTGGCATTGGGGTTTATACTCTTAATTTACTTAGGAATTTCTCGGAACAAGATGACAAAACTAATTTTATCGTGTACGCAAACCAATCGGCAAAAGATCATGTATCAAAAATAAATTTTCCCACAAATTTTAGTATTATTTGGGTTACATCACTTATGTCACCCGATAATCATTTTAAAGGTCATTTATTAAGATTTGCTTTCTCAAATATTCTTTCATTCCTTCATAAGGATGCAATTGTGTTTAATACAAGTCAGCTTGAGGTTAGTTTATTCAACAAGAATCAAGTAGTTACCATTCACGATATTATCCCGCTATTATTTAAGCAATATCACTTTAAACAATATTTTTTCTTTAAGTATTTTGTCAAAATAGCATTAAAGAAATGCAGACTGATAGTAACACCCTCCAATCATTCAAAATCACTTATTAAACATACATACTCAATTTCTGATGAAAAGATTATTGTAATCGCAAACGGTACAAAGGAAAATAAATCGGGAAATATGATCAATACAAAAAGCGGGGAGGGAAAGTACATACTCTATTATGGCAGGATCACACCTATGAAAAATATTGCAGGTGTGATTAATTCATTTTCTCTTATAAAGCATCAAATAAAACACAAGTTAGTTTTAGCAGGTGATGACGCAAAAGAAATTGTTAAGTTGATTAAGAACGGTGTGATTAAAGAATACGATGCTTTTTGTGATCGAATAATTTATGCCGGTCATTTAAGTGATATAGAACTCTCAAGTCTGATTCGAAATGCTTCACTACTACTTTTTCCTTCATTCTACGAAGGCTTCGGTTTGCCGCCGCTTGAAGCTATGTCCTTAGGTTGCCCGGTTGTGGTTTCTAACAATTCCAGTCTTCCGGAAATTTGTGGCAACGCTGCTTACTATGTTGAGCCTAATGACAATATGAATATTGCAACCGGAATACTTGAAGTCTTGTCAAATTCTTTACTACGAGAAAATTTAATTAAAACCGGATATCAACGTGCCGGTTTGTTTAGTTGGAAGGAAACGGCACTCCTTCATTTAAAAATGCTAAATGAAATTCATCAACAAAATGCGGTAACCGGGGAAAAATACAAGCGTAAAATGTTTCCACCTTCGTTACTTGATTCGAGATTAGATTATCAATCGGTAAAAACTATTCGATAA
- a CDS encoding ABC transporter ATP-binding protein, translated as MKEIFNLEKVDVEFDKHSLDRKTLREVIGAKLNGQENEKICALQDISLRIFEGEHIGIIGRNGAGKSTLLKVFTGVISPTWGRVIRATNKHIVPLLELGIGFQPDLSGRENCMLAGILMGYSPKEIRERIEDIIKFAELENFIDEPVKNYSSGMYARLAFAIATDVKPEVLLIDEVFGVGDEFFMRKCIARMQRLMKNGSTTIFVSHNIDFLVSQCSRLVWIDKGKIIMDGNPNFVSTIYRKQQGMSLEIKVQCETKKKVMVS; from the coding sequence ATGAAAGAAATATTCAATCTTGAAAAAGTAGATGTCGAATTTGACAAGCATTCCCTTGATCGTAAAACACTTCGGGAAGTAATCGGTGCAAAACTAAATGGACAGGAGAATGAAAAAATCTGTGCACTTCAAGATATTTCATTAAGAATATTTGAAGGAGAGCACATTGGAATTATCGGAAGAAATGGTGCAGGTAAATCAACGTTGTTAAAAGTATTCACTGGCGTAATTTCTCCGACTTGGGGCAGGGTAATCAGAGCAACAAATAAGCATATAGTTCCTTTGCTCGAATTGGGGATTGGCTTTCAACCGGATTTATCTGGCAGGGAAAATTGTATGCTTGCCGGAATTCTGATGGGATATTCACCTAAGGAAATCAGAGAAAGGATCGAAGACATTATCAAATTTGCCGAGCTGGAAAACTTTATTGACGAACCTGTAAAAAATTATTCCTCGGGAATGTACGCAAGGCTTGCTTTCGCCATTGCTACTGATGTGAAACCGGAAGTTCTTTTAATTGATGAGGTATTCGGAGTGGGGGACGAATTTTTTATGCGGAAGTGTATTGCAAGAATGCAAAGATTAATGAAGAATGGCAGTACAACTATTTTCGTTTCTCACAATATTGATTTCCTCGTTTCTCAATGCAGTAGATTAGTATGGATCGATAAAGGGAAAATTATTATGGACGGCAATCCGAATTTTGTTTCAACAATTTATAGAAAACAGCAGGGAATGTCTTTAGAAATCAAAGTGCAATGTGAAACTAAAAAGAAAGTGATGGTGAGTTAA
- a CDS encoding ABC transporter permease has product MDLTSLRFSWFYAKSQIKTRYRYTFLGFFWNFLEPTLYLIILSLVFSVINKMNIKDYAVFLFSALVPWRYFEKVALSAMESIVGGEWLLKKMYVSPFAFPLNRWIVSSFDLLFTMAAAFTLFAYLKIDWSISLIIIPLSIIPWAVTGIGVGMICAVLFIFFRDVKPLVQMFLTLVFFTSPILFNKDVFAADSIQGKIMQWHPFTYFAALFQKPIYLGTFPNLNDWAITIFISFLSFSAGYLLIKRYNKKFYFYL; this is encoded by the coding sequence ATGGATTTAACTTCACTGCGGTTTTCATGGTTTTATGCGAAAAGCCAAATTAAGACAAGGTACCGATATACTTTTTTAGGATTTTTCTGGAATTTTCTCGAACCAACATTATACTTAATAATCCTAAGCCTGGTTTTTTCGGTAATAAATAAAATGAATATCAAGGACTATGCAGTCTTTCTATTTTCAGCACTTGTTCCATGGAGGTATTTTGAAAAGGTAGCGCTAAGCGCTATGGAATCAATTGTTGGAGGTGAGTGGCTATTGAAAAAAATGTATGTGTCTCCGTTTGCATTTCCATTAAATAGATGGATTGTTTCTAGCTTCGATTTATTATTCACGATGGCAGCAGCATTTACACTATTTGCTTATTTAAAAATTGATTGGTCAATTAGTCTGATAATTATTCCTCTTTCAATAATACCGTGGGCGGTCACTGGAATTGGAGTAGGGATGATTTGTGCTGTGTTATTTATTTTTTTTAGAGATGTTAAACCTCTCGTTCAAATGTTTCTTACGCTTGTTTTTTTTACCTCTCCCATTTTATTTAACAAAGATGTATTCGCTGCTGATTCAATTCAGGGGAAAATAATGCAATGGCATCCCTTTACCTATTTTGCAGCACTTTTCCAGAAACCAATTTATTTAGGCACGTTCCCGAATCTGAATGATTGGGCAATAACTATTTTTATCAGTTTTCTGTCGTTCAGTGCCGGATATCTACTGATAAAAAGATATAACAAGAAATTTTATTTTTATCTGTGA
- a CDS encoding class I SAM-dependent methyltransferase, with the protein MLPLSKICDSADWFEPEFNRIIREELEEVPKFHRKQWEFAMIYYILEKQGLISEDKIGLSVGGGYERVLYSIARRINHLTVTDLYELETTWDTARTDSPEALIKQRMPFNMDINKLSVINMDMRDLKFEDNSFDFCYSSCSVEHIGSFEDFLKHLDEVWRVLKEEGIYVFTTELHLGDETIRDPNNYIFSPSYLAKFINESRLSVGSQPNIFLSEHNSNYPFPSNIKNICSDDDKNIISKIMADFNHTILLHGKYPFTSISLVLRKKKIKAQTGLIYHGFDKTKKFLYEGSVRYKNWIEDKEVSINPFSSLPNSVSRFFQNHAEFFESGFTFNETDNTVFHSDYFWLSNGNRNFNIQLQVNTFNNRLENKIELRVHHYATLNSAEVSCCAKMVIDITDLNSINVDLNVEVKDDYCYAILGKKISGDFTLNSIKLKSCLMKNLTAKSNENHNHNYNQEISVKDL; encoded by the coding sequence ATGCTGCCATTAAGTAAAATATGTGACAGCGCTGATTGGTTTGAGCCGGAATTTAATAGAATCATAAGGGAGGAACTTGAAGAGGTGCCAAAGTTTCATCGTAAACAATGGGAGTTCGCAATGATCTATTATATACTTGAAAAGCAAGGACTAATAAGTGAGGATAAAATTGGTCTATCCGTTGGAGGCGGATACGAAAGAGTGCTTTATTCAATCGCAAGAAGAATTAACCATTTAACTGTTACAGATCTATACGAATTGGAAACCACCTGGGATACTGCACGTACGGATAGTCCTGAAGCATTAATAAAACAGCGTATGCCATTTAACATGGATATAAATAAACTTAGTGTTATTAATATGGATATGCGTGATTTGAAATTTGAGGATAATAGCTTTGACTTTTGTTATTCATCCTGTTCTGTGGAGCACATTGGATCTTTTGAAGATTTTTTAAAACATCTCGACGAAGTGTGGAGAGTATTAAAGGAAGAAGGAATCTATGTGTTTACCACAGAACTTCATTTAGGTGATGAAACTATTCGTGACCCGAATAATTATATTTTTTCACCTTCATATCTTGCTAAATTTATAAATGAATCACGTCTTTCTGTTGGTTCACAACCGAACATATTTTTAAGTGAGCATAATTCCAATTATCCGTTCCCCTCGAACATTAAAAATATTTGTTCAGATGATGATAAAAATATAATCAGTAAAATTATGGCTGACTTTAATCATACCATTCTACTACACGGAAAATATCCGTTTACGTCAATCAGCCTTGTTTTGAGAAAAAAGAAAATTAAAGCGCAGACAGGTTTAATTTATCACGGTTTTGATAAAACTAAAAAATTTCTCTATGAAGGATCTGTGAGATATAAAAACTGGATTGAAGATAAGGAAGTGTCTATCAATCCGTTTTCCTCGCTGCCAAATAGCGTGTCGCGGTTCTTTCAAAATCATGCGGAGTTTTTTGAGTCAGGATTTACTTTTAATGAAACTGATAATACAGTTTTTCACTCTGATTATTTTTGGCTAAGTAATGGTAACAGGAATTTTAACATTCAATTACAGGTTAATACCTTCAATAATAGACTTGAAAATAAAATTGAACTTAGAGTTCACCACTACGCAACACTTAATTCAGCAGAAGTTAGTTGTTGTGCAAAAATGGTAATAGACATAACTGATCTAAATTCGATTAATGTTGACTTGAATGTAGAGGTAAAAGACGACTATTGCTATGCTATACTCGGTAAAAAAATATCCGGAGATTTTACTCTGAACAGCATAAAATTAAAAAGCTGTCTTATGAAAAACCTCACTGCTAAATCAAATGAAAATCATAATCATAATTATAATCAAGAAATATCAGTAAAGGATTTATGA
- a CDS encoding glycosyltransferase family 9 protein: protein MEIQVLKESIGINFKRFDLKELNYLAFTGQYDLVYHDFKQIDPSQRKISGDKDIFSQVIWAGIEKIRKFKSTHNEEAIVSEKNFIDEIIRQFIDCSKEKNIYSRELFKSVLYWSDELITLAYIEEAKDYINEIQLLGSNKFPDINLHLLSRLALIYARKGNLELADKILTQFVERPYLLTEKNIIPQILFNLSQIALKSGEVEYYKKLLFLGLRHFYSDVDYRNQFTGQISRSYKRAYKVLLTREISISNKILFLVHWLYYKKPDFSKIRLGWINIISKYFVLGYVFLFNYIRRNESDLLKSVVKENRAIRIVDYKGNNGIDLSLLNKDKILITRAMGGIGDLLMMTPGIHALKKKFPHKKICLAIPKRYFAVFKNNPDVTLVDIEEAPINFLSYYKFYNFTDCPASRSESRKSPRIKKNRIEIFAKAFGINVLSRYLMDRRPKYYLTEEEITLANNFWERFNLNSKQVVGIQLHSEEVYRDYPFMKALVNRLAQKYKVLVFDSIPIDGFNSENIFKIDSFTIREAFSLAAKCSLIVAPDSSFIHFAGAMNIPALGIFGPIDGKVRTKDYPKVKFIDVREELGCLPCWRNDNIACQLTNMRSSACLETIPINRIIQEVNKILI from the coding sequence ATGGAAATTCAAGTTTTAAAAGAATCCATAGGAATTAACTTTAAGAGGTTTGATTTAAAAGAACTGAATTATCTTGCTTTCACCGGTCAATATGATTTAGTCTATCATGACTTCAAGCAAATCGATCCATCTCAACGTAAAATATCAGGTGACAAAGATATTTTCAGCCAGGTTATCTGGGCTGGAATAGAGAAAATTAGAAAGTTTAAATCAACACATAATGAGGAAGCAATAGTTAGTGAGAAAAATTTCATTGATGAGATAATCAGGCAATTTATTGATTGTTCGAAAGAAAAAAATATTTATTCACGTGAATTATTTAAGTCAGTTTTGTATTGGAGTGATGAGCTAATTACCCTTGCTTATATTGAAGAAGCAAAGGATTATATTAATGAGATACAGTTACTTGGCTCAAATAAATTTCCAGACATAAACCTTCACTTATTAAGCAGGCTTGCACTGATTTACGCGCGGAAGGGAAACTTAGAATTGGCTGATAAGATACTTACTCAATTTGTTGAGAGGCCCTATCTTTTAACCGAAAAAAACATAATTCCACAAATACTTTTTAATCTTAGTCAAATTGCTCTTAAGTCAGGAGAGGTGGAATATTATAAAAAATTATTGTTTCTCGGGTTAAGACACTTTTATTCTGATGTTGATTATAGAAATCAATTTACTGGACAAATATCAAGAAGTTATAAGAGAGCATATAAAGTATTACTAACACGAGAAATCAGTATTTCAAATAAGATACTTTTTTTAGTTCACTGGCTTTATTATAAAAAACCAGATTTCAGCAAAATAAGATTGGGATGGATTAATATTATTTCTAAATATTTTGTACTTGGTTACGTATTCCTTTTCAATTATATAAGAAGGAATGAAAGTGATTTATTAAAAAGCGTGGTGAAAGAAAATCGAGCAATAAGAATTGTAGATTATAAAGGGAATAATGGTATAGATTTATCGCTTTTAAACAAGGATAAAATACTAATAACACGTGCGATGGGCGGGATAGGCGATCTACTCATGATGACTCCGGGAATTCACGCTTTAAAGAAAAAATTTCCACATAAAAAAATCTGTCTTGCAATTCCCAAAAGATACTTCGCAGTATTTAAGAATAATCCGGATGTCACATTAGTTGATATAGAGGAAGCACCAATAAACTTTTTATCATATTATAAATTTTACAATTTTACTGACTGTCCGGCATCTCGAAGCGAAAGCAGGAAATCACCGAGAATTAAAAAAAATCGAATAGAAATTTTCGCAAAAGCATTCGGAATAAACGTTTTATCCCGCTATCTTATGGATCGGAGACCTAAGTATTACTTAACAGAAGAAGAAATAACATTAGCAAATAATTTTTGGGAAAGATTCAATTTAAACAGTAAACAAGTTGTTGGGATCCAACTTCACTCGGAGGAGGTATATAGAGACTATCCTTTTATGAAAGCACTTGTAAATAGACTTGCTCAAAAATATAAAGTGTTAGTGTTCGATTCCATACCGATTGATGGATTCAATTCTGAAAATATATTTAAGATTGATTCCTTTACAATTAGGGAAGCATTTAGTCTTGCGGCTAAATGCAGTTTAATAGTTGCCCCGGATTCTTCATTCATACACTTTGCCGGGGCAATGAATATTCCTGCACTCGGGATTTTTGGACCAATTGACGGTAAGGTGAGAACCAAAGATTACCCCAAGGTTAAATTTATTGATGTTCGGGAAGAACTTGGCTGCCTGCCTTGCTGGCGCAATGATAATATTGCATGTCAATTAACTAATATGAGATCAAGTGCATGTCTGGAAACAATTCCAATTAATCGAATAATTCAAGAAGTTAACAAGATATTAATATGA